The nucleotide sequence TGACCTCACTCAAGGCCTATAACCTTGCCAACTGTTGCTCTAGAACAGGCACCTATCTGAAAACTAACAGGCTTAAAGAAATCATCACTAACCCTTCCCTTTCTGCTATCCAGCtcttgttgttattgttgttatgcCTATACCCCCTCCCAACCCTCAAAACCAAAACTAAAGTTGGGGGAATCAATCTTTAAGATCGTACTAGGCTTGGTAAAAGAGTGATTGCTTGGTAGGGAAAACTCCCAAATTTTCTGTATATCTCAAGGTTTCAGTCTCTCCTCATATCTCTCAACAACCCCATCCTAGATTGCGTGGGACTTAAACGAGGAGCCAAGTGGAAGACATATGTAAGAAAAGGGGCGTGGCATCAACACTACAAGCGAGATGGTAGATAAGATACAGGACCTTCTCATACTAGTACATGTTAAAAGTCAGTAGTTCCAAAAGTTTTAGGTAGAGAGGATATGTAAAGTATTTATTCTGTTAACATTGATGACCTCTAAGTAATTTGTGTCAGGTGGTAGGTTCTAGGGAACTGTATGAATTAATGTTGTTGCAACTGCTTTCCTAAAAAAGCCATGTCTTTCTGGTGCTTCTTAAGACTCCTTGACCATGGTGGCTAACTGAACAGTTGCCTCTCAATCCCCTTTGGTATTCCTACTGGAATATACTTGTTgtaaagaaaggaaaagctGAGATCATAGGTTTCTGACTTACATCTTTCGATATgatacagataaagtgatctgAGCGAGTTTATCTTTGTACTTGGAAGGTTATAGTATTAGGAAGGGATTGCTTCTTATTTATTGGTAACACAAAAAGTagcataatattttttattcttaatcaTTCTTACTTTCTTTTCAAGAGGCAGACTGAACTTAAAGCAATGAAACATACTTGCTGGTTCACTTTAGGAAGAATGGAGTTTGACTAGGTTGAGAGATTGAAAGAATTGATGCTTTATAGCTGTTTATTATCTGAATGTATTTACAGGAGaattcttgttaatttcacAGTTGCACTCTTCTTTTTCTGAATTGCACTGTTAGAAGTGTTATACTGTCTCTCTCTTCGTGGTGCACACACTCATAACTTGCACACATGTATTACAGGACTTGCAGGTTATATCTTCCCCAGCTGTTCAGAGTACCTCGGCTGTACCTAATGATCCGGCTATTATACAGGCATGCAAAACACTAATTTGATAAGCTTGTATTCCAACACGATAGATGAACTGAGAACATTTCTTATTTAATCTTATGCAGTCTCATTATCCCCCCTCAGCATCATCAACTCCAAGCTTTTCGTCTGATGGTGCTGCCCCTGCAACAAATATAAGTTCTGATGATGCACAGTCAGTGCTCTTCCAAGGGAATCGTTCTTTAAATGAGGCCATGAGCAGCTTTGGCCATAGGGGTTCATTTCCTTCCCCTCCAATTTCTCATGGCAATGAGATTTCTGTACCAAATTATTGGCCTGGACACAGAGGGTCCTTAGGGGGAGCTCCTCATTTGCAACAGCAATCTTCTCTTGTAGCCCCTCAAGTTCCACTAGTGATTACTCCAGTCCAACAACAGATGcaaaatttgacaataaatGCATCTGTTCCTCCTGCTTCTTCGAATTTTGCAGAATTTTCTCATTCCTTGTTGCCAACGATTTCAGGTTCCCCAATTTTAACCTCCAGCATACCTTCAGTGTCATCTCTACCTTCAAGTATCCCAACCACTCAATCTGCTATTTCACCTTCTAAGTTATCACTTAATCTGATCCCATTTAGTGCCTCTAATTCTCTTCATACTGTAAACTTGAGTTCTAATTCACCATTTACTTCGCCTTTAATGGCTCCTAGTCTGAATGTGAATCCTAGTGTACCTTTAGTAATGGACAAACCAAACTCAGTTTTGGACCTTGCATTACCTTATCAAACTATTTCTCAATCTACACCATCTATTGCTGGTTTTTCCAGTCAAGTCAACAATGAGGCTAAAAAATTATCTCTGTTGACCCCAGCTCAGCTCTTGCCGCCTGGGCCCTCAGGGGATTCTTCTTATCATTTGCAGACTGCTGATAAAGACATAGAGGTTGTGCAAACATCAACCTCAGAGTCATTGTCATCAGATTTAGAAAGTGCAAAAGATCGATTGCAACCATTATCGCCATCCTCTGAGAAGGTATGACTCTTCTCCTTCCGTGCTGCATATTTCCCTTTTGATTAACTCTGTTTTACCCCCATCTTACCTAACACTCTATTTGGTTCaacctttgtttttgtttggggagtttcttaatatatttatatatttattgatgttGAAAACTCCCAACTCACTGAATGCATTTTTAAGAGGGGCCTGCTAATGAACTGAGTCATGCTGTCCATCTGCTGAAATATGTGCATGCATTATACATTGAAGCATTTTTTTTCTGTGATAGTTTTTACCTTGTCATGCTATTCATCTGCTGGGGTGTGTGTGTACATTTAAGGAAATTTGGTTTGGTAGTTGCTAACCATTGCAAAACGAGTATGTTTTAGGAAAATGGGCAAAAAATTAGTAAGTAACATAGCGGAAGGCACTTCTCTGTTCCGTTAAGCATTCCACATTTGGCTCAGCAAAAGTtgacaaataaaagaaaaatttttcTGCGATGGTTTTTACCTTCTCCTGCTATTCATCTGCTGATGTGTGAGTGCCTGTACAATTAAGGAATTTTGGTTTGGTCATTACCAACCAATGGAAAACAAGTATGtttctggaaaatgctaaaaaatttaggatGTAGCATTATGGAAGGCACTTCATCTGTTACTGTTAAGCTTTCCACATTATGGAATGATTTATGAGATTGTGATCATTCTATATATTTTGCTGACCATAAGCAGAATGATCAGACATTTGGTTTTGCTATGATTTTCACTTGTCAGGTGTCTAGTTGCCATGTTCTTCAGTCTTCTGGAAATCAATCAGTCTTCAAATGTCTTTTGTTACCCATTCTTGACATCCTTGCACTTGAATGAAGAATAAAGGATGttggtttatttattttcttctggTCTGGTGGGGAGGTCTTACCTTATACATTTTTCTTAGCTGGTCTGGTTGAATGAATAGAGTTTCAATGCACTGTCATTGTAGTTATAAGCTTCATGCATGGGGAAGAGATTGCTTTTTCCTTCTCAGAACTATTCATGCCTATTGCTAGAGTTCATTCACTTGAAAAACAATTGGGATTCTAATATCTGCCCTGTGTACTGGTTATCTTCCCCTCAGCTGAATAGAACTGTTGCACGCACTCGTTGGAAAGAGAGGGACTATCCAAGGAGAAGATCAAACTGGGTAATCagaacaaatattttatttctcagCATGTTCTATTTACATATTGCCaacaatttttagttttttatgttCTTGCTTATAGACCCAGATATTCTTACATGagctttttgtttgttttatctttttttaccCCTCTCCTCCTTTCTCTAGCTCAATGGAACTGCATTATGCAGTCAACGCAATTATAAAGACCATGCTAGGGGAAAAGCAAATGGGGTAccttttacttttcttttgatAGTCCATGAACTCTTTATGTTTATTACCTCTACTGTTAAGTTCTATTACTTATAAGTTGTGGGATTCTTTGTTCATGCCTTCTTTGAAATCCTTCCAGCCCAGTGAAACTGCATTATACCACACTCATCAAAGTAATAGAGGGCATTTTCGGGGCAGAGGACATGGGGTATTTTAATTCTCAAGTTGTTTTTTTCTTGCCCTCATAgtttttcttcttatatttGATATGCCATCATGAGAAGTTTATTTTgcttttctcttttccttccaGCCAAACAAAGCTGCTTTAAATACTCACCATGGTGGTAGGGGCCTTGGATGGGGAAGAGGAATTCAGGTACCTTGTTGCTTGTTTGAACCTCAAGCATCTAGGCATTATGGATGATCTAAAACTTGCTTGGGTTAACTAATTGCCTGTGATATGTCCCTAGACAAATAGTGTTTGCACCATCTTTAACACTTCTTTAAATCAATGTAGAATATTCAGCATCAATTCCAGCAGAATTGTATAGGGGAATTTTGTATTAtgccttttttttcctttaaaaaaaacttttgtGAATTAGGAGTTGGGACTTTCACCCGGTAATCGGGCCTTCTCATTTGGGATCGCTCAATGAAGTTTTGTTGACATTTCCTTCAGAGCTATCTGCCAAAGGCATTACTTTGTTTGATGAGAAATTATTAAGGGCAGTAATTAAGATTCTGATTTAGGTTACACTTTAAAAGTCTTTCTTTTATAGAGAATATAgagggaaagaaaaaaggaaaaacaatctAGGTGGACCTAAATATCATCTGTGCGCTAGCCTTTGACAGGAAAACACTTTAATCTCTCTGACAAGCATCAGCATCATCCACGAATGACTCAACAGCGTTACAATAGAATAGTGACAATCATGTCTGCAAGTGCCACATCCTTCATGTCATGGGGAGTTGATAACCTTTTgcttttcttgttttccttGTAGCAAAACACCACTGCTGTACAGACCCATCACAGCAGTAGGGGTCATCATAAGTGGGGAAAAGGAAATCAGGTAATTCAATGCTCCCTATTTCTTTTGGCTAAGTAATTCACTGTTTCACTCATTCACTCT is from Diospyros lotus cultivar Yz01 chromosome 2, ASM1463336v1, whole genome shotgun sequence and encodes:
- the LOC127793861 gene encoding protein decapping 5-like, with translation MAGHATDSSASADSYIGSFISLVSKAEIRYQGFLFHINAQESAIGLRNVKSFGTEGRKKDGPQVLPSDKVYEYIFFRGSDIKDLQVISSPAVQSTSAVPNDPAIIQSHYPPSASSTPSFSSDGAAPATNISSDDAQSVLFQGNRSLNEAMSSFGHRGSFPSPPISHGNEISVPNYWPGHRGSLGGAPHLQQQSSLVAPQVPLVITPVQQQMQNLTINASVPPASSNFAEFSHSLLPTISGSPILTSSIPSVSSLPSSIPTTQSAISPSKLSLNLIPFSASNSLHTVNLSSNSPFTSPLMAPSLNVNPSVPLVMDKPNSVLDLALPYQTISQSTPSIAGFSSQVNNEAKKLSLLTPAQLLPPGPSGDSSYHLQTADKDIEVVQTSTSESLSSDLESAKDRLQPLSPSSEKLNRTVARTRWKERDYPRRRSNWLNGTALCSQRNYKDHARGKANGPSETALYHTHQSNRGHFRGRGHGPNKAALNTHHGGRGLGWGRGIQQNTTAVQTHHSSRGHHKWGKGNQVSSTMTKFTEDFDFEAMNEKFNKEEIWGQLGKSNGSRLDDEEQSESESGAGDTEDEDEVGLSELDVKPVYVKDDFFDSLSCNSLNRELGRGRAKLSEQRRIDIETFGEAHTSRRAHTSRVRGWGGQARGSRGGRGGYGNNIRRGSGRTVWSRVT